Proteins encoded together in one Rhinopithecus roxellana isolate Shanxi Qingling chromosome 3, ASM756505v1, whole genome shotgun sequence window:
- the PHAX gene encoding phosphorylated adapter RNA export protein, with protein MQWLRLRPLQQAGLRAGAPKQARCRAFRPRCRKCSPDPPPRSSSHRRKMALEVGDMEDGQLSDSDSDMTVAPSDRTLQLPKVLGGDSAMRAFQNTATTCAPVSHYRAVESVDSSEESFSDSDDDSCLWKRKRQKCFNPPPKPEPFQFGQSSQKPPVAGGKKINNIWGAVLQEQNQDAVATELGILGMEGTIDRSRQSETYNYLLAKKLRRESQEHTKDLDKELDEYMHGGKKMGSKEEENGQGHLKRKRPIKDRLGNRPEMNYKGRYEITEEDSQEKVADEISFRLQEPKKDLIARVVRIIGNKKAIELLMETAEVEQNGGLFIMNGSRRRTPGGVFLNLLKNTPSISEEQIKDIFYIENQKEYENKKAARKRRTQVLGKKMKQAIKSLNFQEDDDTSRETFASDTNEALASLDESQEGHGEAKLDPEEAIEVDHSHDLDIF; from the exons ATGCAATGGCTACGCCTCAGGCCGCTGCAACAAGCTGGCCTCCGTGCGGGGGCGCCCAAACAGGCGCGCTGCCGGGCCTTCCGGCCGCGCTGCCGGAAGTGCTCTCCTGACCCTCCGCCGCGCAGCTCATCGCACCGCAGGAAGATGGCGTTGGAGGTCGGCGACATGGAAGACGGGCAGCTTTCCGACTCCGATTCCGACATGACGGTCGCACCCAGCGACAGGACGCTGCAATTGCCG AAAGTGCTAGGTGGCGACAGTGCTATGAGGGCCTTCCAGAACACGGCAACGACATGTGCGCCAGTATCACATTATCGAGCTGTTGAAAGTGTGGATTCAAGTGAAGAGAGTTTTTCTGATTCAGATGATGATAGCTGTCTTTGGAAACGCAAACGACAGAAATGTTTTAACCCTCCTCCCAAACCAGAGCCTTTTCAGTTTGGCCAGAGCAGTCAGAAACCACCTGTTGCTGGAGGAAAGAAGATTAACAACATATGGGGTGCTGTGCTGCAGGAACAGAATCAAGATGCAGTGGCCACTGAACTTGGTATCTTGGGAATGGAGGGCACTATCGACAGAAGCAGACAGTCCGAGACCTACAATTATTTGCTTGCTAAGAAACTTAGGAGGGAATCTCAAGAGCATACAAAAGATCTAGACAAGGAACTAGATGAATATATGCACGGTGGCAAAAAAATGGGAtcaaaggaagaggaaaatgggCAAGGTCATCTCAAAAGGAAACGACCTATCAAAGACAGGCTGGGGAACAGACCAGAAATGAACTATAAAGGTCGATATGAGATCACAGAGGAAGATTCTCAAGAGAAAGTGGCTGATGAAATTTCATTCAG GTTACAGGAACCAAAGAAAGACCTGATAGCTCGAGTAGTGAGGATTATTGGGAACAAAAAGGCAATTGAACTTCTGATGGAAACTGCTGAAGTTGAACAAAATGGTGGTCTCTTTATAATG AATGGTAGTCGAAGAAGAACACCAGGTGGAGTTTTTCTGAATCTCTTGAAAAACACTCCTAGTATCAGCGAGGAACAAATTAAG GACATTTTCTACATTGAAAACCAAAAGGAATACGAAAATAAAAAAGCTGCTAGGAAGAGGAGAACACAAGTGTTGGGAAAAAAGATGAAACAAGCTATTAAAAGTCTAAATTTTCAAGAGGATGATGATACATCACGAGAAACTTTTGCAAGTGACACAAATGAGGCCTTGGCCTCTCTTGATGAGTCACAGGAAGGACATGGAGAAGCCAAGTTGGATCCAGAGGAAGCCATTGAAGTTGATCATTCTCATGATTTggacattttttaa